One region of Streptomyces rishiriensis genomic DNA includes:
- a CDS encoding bifunctional adenosylcobinamide kinase/adenosylcobinamide-phosphate guanylyltransferase — MEVTLLGTGAPAGLPRPDCSCAVCATSLGADARAATALLVDGALLLDLTPGAAFAAARAGHSLGGVRQVMLTHPHDGPPVEVPAGLPQPGRVPDGRESTLVTGHRVRAVAMDAPGTGYAVTGPAGQRLLYLPPGGAPAGLEEGTGSAERYDMVLMDLVGRPDALAKLRAVGAVGPTTDVVAVHLDHGVPPGAELRRRLAAAGARAVPDGSTLVVGVYEDVPDVSRRTLVLGGARSGKSVEAERRLEPFPDVLYVATGGTRGGDTEWASRVAAHRDRRPGSWRTAETCDLVPPLAQDGAPLLIDCLSLWLTDVMDSVGAWDDAQWADGGERALRARVAELAEAVRSARRTVVLVSNEVGSGIVPATASGRRYRDELGRLNAAVAAECEEVVLVVAGQALVLRGPAAGG; from the coding sequence GTGGAAGTCACTCTGCTCGGTACCGGCGCCCCCGCGGGCCTGCCCCGCCCCGACTGCTCCTGCGCCGTGTGCGCGACCTCGCTCGGGGCCGACGCGCGGGCGGCGACCGCGCTGCTCGTGGACGGGGCCCTGTTGCTCGATCTGACGCCGGGTGCGGCGTTCGCGGCCGCGCGGGCCGGACATTCGCTGGGCGGGGTGCGGCAGGTGATGCTGACGCACCCGCACGACGGCCCCCCGGTGGAGGTGCCGGCCGGGCTGCCGCAGCCCGGCCGGGTGCCGGACGGGCGGGAGTCGACGCTGGTGACGGGGCATCGGGTGCGGGCGGTGGCGATGGACGCGCCCGGCACCGGGTACGCGGTGACCGGCCCGGCCGGGCAGCGGCTGCTGTACCTGCCGCCCGGGGGCGCGCCGGCCGGCCTGGAGGAGGGGACGGGATCCGCCGAGCGGTACGACATGGTCCTGATGGATCTGGTGGGACGCCCGGACGCACTGGCGAAGCTGCGGGCGGTGGGCGCGGTGGGCCCGACGACCGACGTGGTCGCCGTCCACCTGGACCATGGCGTGCCGCCGGGCGCGGAGTTGCGGCGGCGGCTCGCGGCGGCCGGGGCGCGGGCGGTGCCGGACGGGTCGACTCTGGTGGTGGGGGTGTACGAGGACGTGCCGGACGTGTCACGGCGGACGCTGGTGCTGGGCGGCGCCCGGTCGGGGAAGTCGGTGGAGGCCGAGCGGCGGCTGGAGCCCTTCCCGGACGTGCTGTACGTCGCCACGGGCGGGACCCGCGGCGGCGACACCGAGTGGGCGTCCCGGGTCGCCGCGCACCGCGACCGGCGGCCGGGGTCGTGGCGGACCGCGGAGACCTGCGACCTCGTGCCGCCGCTGGCGCAGGACGGCGCCCCGCTGCTGATCGACTGTCTGTCGCTATGGCTGACGGACGTCATGGACTCCGTCGGGGCGTGGGACGACGCGCAGTGGGCGGACGGCGGCGAACGGGCGCTGCGCGCGCGGGTGGCGGAACTGGCGGAGGCGGTGCGCTCGGCCCGGCGGACCGTCGTCCTGGTCTCCAACGAGGTGGGTTCGGGGATCGTGCCGGCCACGGCGTCGGGCCGGCGGTACCGGGACGAGCTGGGGCGGCTGAACGCGGCCGTGGCCGCCGAGTGCGAGGAGGTGGTCCTGGTGGTGGCCGGCCAGGCGCTGGTGCTGCGGGGACCGGCGGCCGGCGGCTGA
- a CDS encoding class I SAM-dependent methyltransferase has product MPPRPVHEPRRDDCPWCGSKRLRTRLRAPDLRHRRPGTFVVDECRDCAHAFQNPRLTAAGLALYGTEGEERPDPGHLRATARAMLPFPEPESWLDVGTGDAAFPAVARELFTYTAFDGVDPTPRVERARAVGRLDEAHLGRLTAPEVLSRLRGRYDVVSMLHHLEHTRDPRRELAAALTALRPGGHLLVQLPDPSSASAAVLGKWWRSYDQPRHLHLIPLANLRAELEARGCEIVATDRRTPHAPRDLATAASLYLNRTRLRRTAGPLTALAAVLDHLLAPALRRTRFSNAYQVIARRNRTD; this is encoded by the coding sequence ATGCCCCCCAGGCCCGTCCACGAGCCGCGCCGAGACGACTGCCCCTGGTGCGGCTCGAAGCGCCTGCGCACCCGCCTGCGCGCACCGGACCTGCGCCACCGCAGGCCGGGCACCTTCGTCGTCGACGAGTGCCGGGACTGCGCGCACGCCTTCCAGAACCCCCGCCTGACCGCCGCCGGTCTGGCGCTGTACGGCACCGAGGGAGAGGAACGACCGGACCCCGGGCACCTCAGGGCGACCGCCCGGGCGATGCTGCCCTTCCCCGAGCCGGAGAGCTGGCTGGACGTGGGCACGGGGGACGCGGCCTTCCCGGCGGTGGCGAGGGAACTGTTCACCTACACCGCGTTCGACGGGGTGGATCCGACCCCGAGGGTGGAGCGGGCGAGAGCGGTGGGCCGGCTCGACGAGGCCCACCTGGGCCGATTGACGGCCCCGGAGGTCCTGTCCCGGCTGCGCGGCCGTTACGACGTGGTCAGCATGCTCCACCACCTGGAACACACCCGGGACCCGAGGCGGGAACTGGCGGCGGCGCTGACGGCCCTGCGGCCGGGCGGCCACCTCCTCGTGCAGCTCCCGGACCCCTCCAGCGCGTCCGCGGCCGTCCTGGGCAAGTGGTGGCGCTCCTACGACCAGCCCCGCCACCTGCACCTGATCCCGCTGGCCAACCTCCGGGCCGAGCTCGAGGCCCGGGGCTGCGAGATCGTCGCGACGGACCGCCGGACGCCGCACGCCCCGCGCGACCTGGCGACGGCGGCCTCGCTCTACCTGAACAGGACCCGGCTGCGCCGGACGGCCGGACCGCTGACCGCCCTGGCCGCCGTACTCGACCACCTGCTCGCCCCGGCCCTGCGCCGGACACGCTTCTCGAACGCGTACCAGGTCATCGCGCGCAGGAACCGAACCGACTGA
- the cobT gene encoding nicotinate-nucleotide--dimethylbenzimidazole phosphoribosyltransferase, which yields MSSLNLDDFTDLIERPDGGVRRDAEARRGRQIVPPGSLGRLDDLGEWLAAAQGSAPVRPVERPRVVLFAGDHGIAELGVSARPAGSASELVREVIEGGRPVSVLARRLGVPVRVVDMALDCDPDLFPEDVVRHRVRRGSGRIDIEDALTLEEAEAAFRAGVAVADEEADSGTDLVVLGDISVGGTTAAGALVAALCGTDASVVTGRGGEAIDDLAWMRKCAAVRDALRRARPVLGEQLQLLATVGGADLAAMTGFLLQCAVRKLPVVLDGVVAAACALVGQRVAFRAPDWWLAAHKSGEPGQAKALDRMALEPLLDQGVKVGEGAGALLALPLVQAAAALAAELPEKPEEAEAVEAVEAVEGSDASGTPETSEASGVSATSEVSAASEVSAGQQEKKQETE from the coding sequence ATGAGCTCGCTTAATCTCGACGACTTCACCGATCTGATCGAGCGCCCCGACGGTGGGGTGCGTCGCGACGCGGAGGCGCGCCGGGGACGTCAGATCGTGCCGCCCGGATCGCTGGGGCGGCTGGACGACCTGGGTGAGTGGCTGGCGGCGGCACAGGGCTCGGCTCCCGTGCGGCCGGTCGAGCGGCCGCGGGTGGTGCTCTTCGCCGGCGACCACGGCATCGCCGAGCTCGGCGTCTCCGCCCGACCGGCGGGCAGCGCCTCGGAGTTGGTGCGCGAGGTCATCGAGGGCGGCCGTCCGGTCTCCGTGCTCGCCCGCCGTCTCGGCGTACCCGTGCGCGTCGTGGACATGGCGCTGGACTGCGATCCGGACCTGTTCCCCGAGGACGTCGTACGGCACCGGGTGCGGCGCGGCAGCGGCCGTATCGACATCGAGGACGCGCTGACGCTGGAGGAGGCCGAGGCGGCCTTCCGGGCGGGCGTGGCCGTCGCGGACGAGGAGGCCGACTCCGGAACCGACCTGGTCGTGCTCGGCGACATCAGTGTCGGCGGGACGACGGCCGCGGGCGCCCTGGTGGCCGCGCTGTGCGGAACCGACGCGTCCGTGGTGACCGGGCGGGGCGGCGAGGCGATCGACGACCTGGCGTGGATGCGCAAGTGCGCGGCGGTCCGGGACGCGCTCAGGCGGGCGCGGCCGGTGCTCGGGGAGCAGTTGCAGCTGCTGGCGACGGTGGGCGGCGCCGACCTCGCCGCCATGACGGGCTTTCTGCTCCAGTGCGCCGTACGGAAGTTGCCCGTCGTGCTGGACGGCGTGGTGGCGGCCGCCTGCGCGCTCGTCGGACAGCGGGTCGCGTTCCGGGCGCCGGACTGGTGGCTGGCCGCGCACAAGAGCGGTGAACCGGGACAGGCGAAGGCACTCGACCGGATGGCCCTGGAGCCGCTCCTCGACCAGGGCGTGAAGGTCGGGGAGGGCGCCGGAGCCCTGCTCGCGCTCCCGCTGGTGCAGGCCGCCGCCGCCCTGGCGGCGGAACTCCCCGAGAAGCCGGAAGAGGCCGAGGCGGTCGAGGCGGTCGAGGCGGTCGAGGGATCCGACGCTTCCGGGACTCCCGAGACCTCGGAGGCTTCCGGGGTGTCCGCGACTTCCGAGGTGTCCGCAGCTTCCGAGGTGTCCGCCGGGCAGCAGGAGAAGAAGCAGGAAACGGAGTAG
- a CDS encoding phosphatidylglycerol lysyltransferase domain-containing protein — MGNTRGAAAFAVWYLRAVAFVNFLSAVWISLGQDVRRHNQENLFTPYLLTAGFASGVFTAFLAVTMRRRKRAAWILNLGLSGAFLGLFTLAMAFPEIRRHPQNWVSLALTAAFVAALLAGRREFYAKGDRSNPRLAAAVGAGGLLGASLLAALLVTVTNRASAPSTFLERWRYGALRLVSVAADEYRVPGIAPPTWVDVAVNVLSTVFVLAVLYAAFRSRRAVDPLTEDDEKRLRELLDRYGERDSLGYFALRREKSVCWSPTGKAAVAYRVVGGVSLASGDPLGDPEAWPGAIGPWLAEARAHGWIPAVMGASEEAGTVYARHGLDALELGDEALVEVAEFTLEGRAMRTVRQACNRVRRAGYTVRVRRHEDIPADEMAFLLRRADDWRDGACERGFSMALGRLGDPEDGRCVMLECADSRGELRALLSFVPWGPHGLSLDLMRRDRDCDNGLMEFMVIELLRHAREERDDRAAPITQISLNFAVFRSVFERGARLGAGPVLRWWRSLLRFFSRWWQIESLYRANAKYRPIWEPRFLLFEKSADLPRIGLASARAEGFLEPPGLPKWLRRGHLETHR, encoded by the coding sequence ATGGGCAACACCCGGGGCGCCGCCGCCTTCGCCGTCTGGTACCTGCGTGCCGTCGCGTTCGTCAACTTCCTCAGTGCGGTGTGGATCTCCCTGGGGCAGGACGTCCGGCGGCACAACCAGGAGAACCTCTTCACGCCGTATCTGCTGACGGCCGGCTTCGCCTCCGGGGTCTTCACCGCGTTCCTGGCCGTCACGATGCGGCGGCGCAAGCGGGCCGCGTGGATCCTGAACCTCGGCCTGAGCGGGGCGTTCCTGGGGCTGTTCACGCTGGCCATGGCGTTCCCGGAGATCCGGCGGCACCCGCAGAACTGGGTCTCGCTCGCGCTGACCGCCGCCTTCGTCGCGGCGCTGCTCGCCGGGCGGCGGGAGTTCTACGCCAAGGGCGACCGGTCCAATCCGAGGCTCGCCGCGGCCGTCGGCGCCGGCGGGCTGCTGGGCGCCTCGCTGCTGGCCGCGCTGCTGGTGACGGTCACCAACCGGGCCTCCGCCCCCTCCACCTTCCTCGAACGCTGGCGCTACGGCGCGCTGCGGCTGGTCTCCGTGGCCGCCGACGAATACCGCGTCCCCGGGATCGCCCCGCCCACCTGGGTCGACGTCGCCGTCAACGTACTGAGCACGGTGTTCGTCCTCGCCGTCCTGTACGCCGCCTTCCGCTCCCGGCGGGCCGTCGACCCGCTCACCGAGGACGACGAGAAGCGACTGCGGGAGCTCCTCGACCGGTACGGCGAGCGGGACTCGCTCGGTTACTTCGCGCTGCGGCGGGAGAAGAGCGTGTGCTGGTCGCCGACCGGGAAGGCGGCCGTCGCCTACCGCGTCGTCGGCGGGGTGTCGCTGGCGTCCGGGGACCCGCTCGGGGATCCGGAGGCCTGGCCGGGCGCGATCGGGCCGTGGCTCGCCGAGGCGCGGGCGCACGGATGGATCCCGGCGGTGATGGGCGCCAGTGAGGAGGCCGGGACCGTGTACGCCCGGCACGGACTGGACGCGCTGGAGCTCGGGGACGAGGCCCTGGTCGAGGTCGCCGAGTTCACCCTGGAGGGGCGGGCCATGCGGACCGTACGGCAGGCCTGCAACCGGGTCCGGCGGGCCGGGTACACGGTGCGGGTACGGCGGCACGAGGACATCCCGGCCGACGAGATGGCGTTCCTGCTCCGGCGCGCCGACGACTGGCGGGACGGGGCCTGCGAACGCGGGTTCAGCATGGCGCTGGGGCGGCTCGGGGACCCGGAGGACGGGCGCTGCGTGATGCTGGAGTGCGCCGACTCCCGGGGTGAGCTGCGGGCCCTGCTCTCCTTCGTGCCCTGGGGACCGCACGGGCTGTCCCTCGACCTGATGCGGCGCGACCGCGACTGCGACAACGGGCTGATGGAGTTCATGGTCATCGAACTGCTCCGGCACGCCCGGGAGGAGCGGGACGACCGGGCGGCCCCGATCACGCAGATCTCGCTGAACTTCGCCGTGTTCCGCTCGGTCTTCGAAAGGGGCGCGCGGCTCGGCGCCGGTCCGGTGCTGAGGTGGTGGCGGTCGCTGCTCCGTTTCTTCTCCCGCTGGTGGCAGATCGAGTCGCTGTACCGCGCCAACGCCAAGTACCGGCCCATCTGGGAGCCCCGCTTCCTGCTCTTCGAGAAGAGCGCGGACCTGCCCCGCATCGGTCTCGCCTCGGCGCGGGCCGAGGGGTTCCTGGAGCCGCCGGGGCTGCCGAAGTGGCTGCGCCGGGGCCACCTGGAAACTCACCGGTGA
- a CDS encoding adenosylcobinamide-GDP ribazoletransferase produces the protein MSTTSPFDGLRFAFGTLTVLPVRVTRWDREAARGGMLGAPVVGLVVGGCAAGVGLLLLYLGASPLLAAVASAAVPAVLTRGLHLDGLADTADGLGSGKPAEDALRIMKQSDIGPFGVLTIVLVLLAQVAALTQLYDTSWALGAVAALVSAAAARLALTLAARAGVPAARPEGLGAAVAGVVPVRGAVLTAVAVTLAAAALGAWCGPYEGGVVVLVGHVEPGVLSEPYDAVRPALAVLAALAAAELLLRHCARRFGGVTGDVFGGLAETAATTALMVFCLGR, from the coding sequence GTGTCCACGACCTCGCCCTTCGACGGCCTCCGCTTCGCCTTCGGCACCCTCACCGTCCTCCCGGTCCGGGTGACCCGCTGGGACCGGGAGGCCGCGCGCGGGGGCATGCTGGGCGCCCCCGTGGTCGGGCTGGTCGTCGGCGGCTGCGCGGCCGGGGTCGGCCTGCTGCTGCTGTACCTGGGCGCGAGCCCGCTGCTCGCCGCGGTCGCCTCCGCCGCCGTGCCCGCCGTCCTCACCCGCGGTCTGCACCTGGACGGACTGGCCGACACCGCGGACGGACTCGGCAGCGGCAAGCCCGCCGAGGACGCGCTGCGGATCATGAAGCAGTCCGACATCGGCCCGTTCGGCGTGCTCACGATCGTCCTCGTGCTGCTCGCCCAGGTGGCCGCGCTGACGCAGCTCTACGACACCTCGTGGGCGCTGGGCGCGGTGGCAGCCCTCGTCTCGGCGGCCGCCGCCCGGCTCGCGCTGACCCTGGCGGCCCGCGCCGGGGTGCCGGCCGCGCGGCCGGAGGGGCTGGGCGCGGCGGTCGCCGGCGTGGTCCCGGTGCGGGGCGCGGTGCTCACCGCCGTCGCCGTGACGCTGGCGGCGGCGGCCCTGGGAGCGTGGTGCGGGCCGTACGAGGGCGGGGTCGTCGTCCTGGTCGGGCACGTCGAGCCCGGCGTCCTGTCCGAGCCGTACGACGCCGTCCGGCCGGCGCTCGCGGTCCTCGCCGCCCTCGCCGCCGCCGAACTGCTGCTGCGGCACTGCGCGCGGCGCTTCGGCGGGGTCACCGGGGATGTGTTCGGCGGCCTGGCGGAGACGGCGGCGACCACCGCGCTCATGGTGTTCTGCCTGGGCCGCTAG
- a CDS encoding endo alpha-1,4 polygalactosaminidase, with the protein MRRPTLLLPLLALLLAGCAFAPDGGQDDRPDDEAGAGTADGGIWRPAPGTDWQWQLSGRLDTGVDVPVYDIDGFDHTAATVAGLHRDGRKVICYLSTGAWEDWRPDAAEFPKSVIGKRNGWEGERWLDIRALDVLEPLMAARLDMCRAKGFDAVEPDNMDGYKNPTGFPVRAADQLRYNRLIAELAHDRGMSVGLKNDLDQIPELVDDFDFAVNEQCAQYDECADLTPFIEAGKAVFHVEYELSTSAFCADSRKLGLSSLLKKYELGAWREACQPSSGPGRTP; encoded by the coding sequence GTGAGACGCCCGACCCTGTTGCTGCCCCTGCTCGCCCTGCTATTGGCGGGCTGCGCCTTCGCGCCGGACGGCGGACAGGACGACCGGCCGGACGACGAGGCGGGCGCCGGGACCGCGGACGGCGGGATCTGGCGGCCGGCCCCCGGCACCGACTGGCAGTGGCAGCTGAGCGGCCGCCTGGACACCGGCGTCGACGTGCCGGTCTACGACATCGACGGCTTCGACCACACCGCGGCCACGGTCGCGGGTCTGCACCGAGACGGTCGCAAGGTCATCTGCTACCTCTCCACCGGCGCCTGGGAGGACTGGCGCCCGGACGCGGCGGAGTTCCCGAAGTCGGTGATCGGCAAGCGCAACGGCTGGGAGGGCGAACGCTGGCTCGACATCCGCGCGTTGGACGTCCTGGAGCCCCTGATGGCGGCCCGCCTCGACATGTGCCGCGCGAAGGGCTTCGACGCGGTCGAGCCGGACAACATGGACGGCTACAAGAACCCCACGGGCTTCCCGGTGCGGGCCGCCGACCAGCTCCGCTACAACCGCCTCATCGCCGAACTCGCCCACGACCGGGGCATGTCGGTCGGACTGAAGAACGACCTCGACCAGATCCCCGAACTCGTCGACGACTTCGACTTCGCGGTCAACGAACAGTGCGCCCAGTACGACGAGTGCGCGGACCTGACCCCCTTCATCGAGGCGGGCAAGGCCGTCTTCCACGTCGAGTACGAACTCTCCACGAGCGCGTTCTGCGCGGACTCCCGCAAACTGGGCCTGAGTTCGCTGCTGAAGAAGTACGAGCTGGGGGCGTGGCGGGAGGCATGTCAGCCGTCTAGCGGCCCAGGCAGAACACCATGA
- a CDS encoding leucyl aminopeptidase, whose translation MTALTLSTAAAPGLRADAIVIGVAKGTKGPIVAPGAEAVDKAYDGKLAGILETLGASGAEGEATKLPAPAGFKAPLVLAVGLGQEPEKDAGFDPEALRKAAGTAARTLTGAKKAAFLLPVTDAADIGAIGEGVLLGAYSFDVYKRGGDDAKTKNGKAPLAEATLLGGKPRDAAHKAALLRAAAVGEELNRARDLINMPPNDLDPETFAGIAQAAAKEHGIKVQVLDEKALAKGGYGGILGVGNGSAAAPRLVKLSYTSSKAKKSLAFVGKGITYDSGGISLKPAGHNETMKCDMSGAAAVFAAVVAAARLGLEVNVTGWLALAENMPSGSATRPGDVLRMYSGKTVEVLNTDAEGRLVLADALWAASAEKPDAIVDVATLTGAMMLALGSRTFGIMANDDAFRSALHEAAEEVGEPAWPMPLPEHLRKGMDSAVADIANMGERMGGGLVAGLFLREFVGEGITWAHLDIAGPAFNEGGPFGYTPKGGTGTAVRTLVRLAELTASGDLG comes from the coding sequence GTGACTGCTCTCACTCTCAGCACCGCCGCGGCGCCCGGCCTCCGGGCCGACGCGATCGTGATCGGTGTCGCCAAGGGCACGAAAGGCCCGATCGTTGCCCCAGGCGCCGAAGCCGTCGACAAGGCCTACGACGGCAAGCTCGCCGGCATCCTGGAAACCCTCGGCGCCTCCGGGGCCGAGGGCGAGGCGACCAAGCTGCCCGCCCCGGCCGGATTCAAGGCACCGCTCGTGCTCGCGGTGGGGCTCGGCCAGGAGCCCGAGAAGGACGCCGGCTTCGACCCCGAGGCGCTGCGCAAGGCGGCCGGCACGGCCGCCCGCACCCTGACCGGCGCCAAGAAGGCGGCCTTCCTGCTGCCGGTGACCGACGCCGCCGACATCGGCGCGATCGGCGAGGGCGTGCTGCTCGGCGCGTACTCCTTCGACGTCTACAAGCGGGGCGGCGACGACGCCAAGACCAAGAACGGCAAGGCGCCCCTCGCCGAGGCCACCCTGCTCGGCGGGAAGCCGCGCGACGCCGCCCACAAGGCCGCGCTGCTGCGTGCCGCCGCCGTCGGCGAGGAGCTCAACCGCGCCCGCGACCTGATCAACATGCCCCCGAACGACCTCGACCCGGAGACGTTCGCCGGCATCGCGCAGGCCGCGGCCAAGGAACACGGCATCAAGGTGCAGGTGCTCGACGAGAAGGCGCTCGCCAAGGGCGGCTACGGCGGCATCCTGGGTGTCGGCAACGGCTCGGCCGCGGCCCCGCGCCTGGTGAAGCTGTCGTACACCTCGTCCAAGGCCAAGAAGAGCCTCGCCTTCGTCGGCAAGGGCATCACCTACGACTCGGGCGGCATCTCGCTGAAGCCGGCCGGGCACAACGAGACGATGAAGTGCGACATGAGCGGTGCGGCGGCGGTCTTCGCCGCGGTCGTCGCCGCCGCGCGGCTCGGGCTCGAGGTGAACGTCACCGGGTGGCTGGCGCTGGCCGAGAACATGCCGTCGGGCTCCGCCACCCGCCCGGGCGACGTGCTGCGCATGTACAGCGGCAAGACCGTCGAGGTCCTCAACACGGACGCCGAGGGCCGGCTGGTCCTCGCGGACGCGCTGTGGGCGGCCTCCGCGGAGAAGCCGGACGCGATCGTCGACGTCGCCACCCTCACCGGCGCGATGATGCTGGCGCTGGGCAGCCGGACCTTCGGCATCATGGCGAACGACGACGCGTTCCGCTCCGCGCTGCACGAGGCCGCCGAGGAGGTCGGTGAGCCGGCGTGGCCGATGCCGCTGCCGGAGCACCTGCGCAAGGGCATGGACTCGGCCGTCGCGGACATCGCCAACATGGGTGAGCGGATGGGCGGCGGGCTGGTGGCCGGTCTCTTCCTGCGCGAGTTCGTGGGCGAGGGGATCACCTGGGCGCACCTGGACATCGCCGGGCCGGCGTTCAACGAAGGCGGTCCCTTCGGATACACCCCCAAGGGCGGTACGGGCACGGCGGTGCGGACCCTCGTCCGGCTGGCCGAGCTGACCGCCTCCGGCGACCTGGGCTAG
- the lpdA gene encoding dihydrolipoyl dehydrogenase, producing MANDASTVFDLVILGGGSGGYAAALRGAQLGLDVALIEKDKVGGTCLHRGCIPTKALLHAGEIADQARESEQFGVKATFEGIDVPAVHKYKDGVVSGLYKGLQGLIASRKVTYIEGEGRLSSPTSVDVGGQRVQGRHVLLATGSVPKSLPGLEIDGDRIISSDHALVLDRVPKSAIILGGGVIGVEFASAWKSFGSDVTIIEGLKHLAPLEDENSSKLLERAFRKRGIKFNLGTFFSKAEYTADGVKVTLADGKEFQAEVLLVAVGRGPVSAGLGYEEQGVAMDRGYVLVDEYMRTNVPTISAVGDLVPTLQLAHVGFAEGMLVAERLAGQKVVPIDYDGVPRVTYCHPEVASVGITEAKAKEIYGADKVVALKYNLAGNGKSKILNTAGEIKLVQVKDGAVVGVHMVGDRMGEQVGEAQLIYNWEALPAEVAQLIHAHPTQNEALGEAHLALAGKPLHSHD from the coding sequence GTGGCGAACGACGCCAGCACCGTTTTCGACCTAGTGATCCTCGGCGGTGGTAGTGGCGGTTACGCCGCGGCCCTGCGCGGGGCGCAGCTGGGCCTGGACGTCGCCCTGATCGAGAAGGACAAGGTCGGCGGCACCTGCCTGCACCGGGGTTGCATCCCCACCAAGGCCCTGCTGCACGCCGGCGAGATCGCCGACCAGGCCCGCGAGAGCGAGCAGTTCGGCGTCAAGGCCACCTTCGAGGGCATCGACGTCCCCGCCGTCCACAAGTACAAGGACGGTGTCGTCTCCGGCCTGTACAAGGGCCTTCAGGGGCTGATCGCCTCGCGCAAGGTGACGTACATCGAGGGTGAGGGCCGTCTGTCCTCCCCGACCTCCGTCGACGTGGGCGGACAGCGTGTCCAGGGCCGCCACGTGCTGCTCGCGACCGGCTCCGTGCCGAAGTCGCTGCCGGGCCTGGAGATCGACGGCGACCGGATCATCTCCTCGGACCACGCCCTCGTCCTGGACCGCGTGCCGAAGTCGGCGATCATCCTCGGCGGTGGCGTGATCGGCGTCGAGTTCGCCTCGGCGTGGAAGTCCTTCGGCTCCGACGTCACGATCATCGAGGGCCTCAAGCACCTCGCTCCTCTCGAGGACGAGAACTCCTCCAAGCTTCTTGAGCGCGCGTTCCGCAAGCGCGGCATCAAGTTCAACCTGGGCACCTTCTTCTCCAAGGCGGAGTACACCGCCGACGGCGTCAAGGTCACGCTGGCCGACGGCAAGGAGTTCCAGGCCGAGGTCCTGCTGGTCGCGGTGGGCCGCGGGCCCGTCTCCGCCGGTCTCGGTTACGAGGAGCAGGGCGTCGCGATGGACCGCGGTTACGTCCTGGTCGACGAGTACATGCGCACCAACGTCCCGACCATCTCCGCCGTCGGCGACCTGGTCCCGACCCTCCAGCTCGCGCACGTCGGCTTCGCCGAGGGCATGCTGGTCGCGGAGCGTCTGGCCGGTCAGAAGGTCGTTCCGATCGACTACGACGGTGTCCCGCGGGTGACGTACTGCCACCCCGAGGTCGCCTCCGTGGGCATCACCGAGGCCAAGGCCAAGGAGATCTACGGCGCGGACAAGGTCGTCGCTCTGAAGTACAACCTCGCGGGCAACGGCAAGAGCAAGATCCTCAACACCGCGGGCGAGATCAAGCTCGTCCAGGTGAAGGACGGTGCCGTGGTCGGCGTCCACATGGTCGGCGACCGCATGGGCGAGCAGGTCGGCGAAGCCCAGCTGATCTACAACTGGGAGGCGCTGCCCGCCGAGGTCGCGCAGCTCATCCACGCCCACCCGACGCAGAACGAGGCGCTCGGCGAGGCCCACCTGGCCCTGGCGGGCAAGCCGCTGCACTCGCACGACTGA